The genomic segment GAGGTGGATGCCGACGCCAAACTCAAGTCGCTCTCAATCGCCGGCGGGCGGCGCGTGTTCGCTGGCTTCAACACCAAGATCAAGCCGCTGGACGACGTGCGGGTGCGGCAGGCGATCAACTACGGCGTGGATATCGAGGGCATCTGCAAGGCGATCCTCGGCGGCGCGACCACCCGCATGAAGACCTGGGTCAACCCGCCCAACGAGAGCCCGAACGTCAAGGGCTACGCCTACGACCAGGCGAAGGCGAAAGCCCTGCTGGCCGAGGCCGGCGTCGGAAGCGGCACGAAGATCACCTTCGACCTCTCGGCCAGCAGCTACATGAAGGGCAGCGAGTTCCCGCAGGCCATCGCCTCCAGCCTGCGTCCGCTGGGCATCGACGTTGCGCTCAACCCGGTCGAGCCGAACGTCACCACCCAGATGCAGCGCGACCGCACCACCAACGGCATGTACATGCGGAGCACCGCGCCGTTCTTCGACGCCGGCCTGGACTTCGACATCATGCGGCTCAACCACGCCGGCAACTCGATGCAGTGGGACGATCCCGAGTTCCAGGATCTGATGAAGAAGATGTACTCCGGCGGCACCCCGGACGAGCGGAAGCAGTGGTCGTTCCAGGCCCAGGCCCGCATGTCCGACCAGGCCCCGATGCTCTTCCTGTGGAAGCAGCCGGAGATCTACGGCACGGCTAAAAAGGTGCAGGGCTTCACGCCAAGCGGCGACGAGCGGCTACGGGTCTGGCGCATGTCCATCTCGGGCTAAGCCGTGTCCCGGATCATCGCGCAGCGGCTGATACAGGCGTGTTTCGTCGTGGTGGGCGCGTCGCTGGTGGTGTTCATGCTCTTGCACTACACCGGCGGCGACATCGTCCTCACCATGCTCCCGGACTGGGCCACCGAGGAGCAGCGCGCAGACTACCGTCGCAAGCTCGGGCTGGATCTGCCGCTGCCCGTGCAGTACCTGAACTGGCTCGGCGCGGCGGCCGGCGGCGACTTCGGCATGTCGTTCCGCAACGACATGCCGGCCATGGATCTGGTCGTCGAGCGGTTCCCCGCCACGATGCAGCTGGCGGCCACCGCCCTGCTGGTGGCGCTGGTGGTGGCGTTCCCGCTCGGGATTCTGGCGGCCGTCCGCCGAGGATCGTGGTGGGACCGCGCCTGCATGGGGCTGGCGCTGGTGGGCCAGTCGATCCCCGGGTTCTGGCTCGGGCTGATGCTGATCCTGGTGGTGGCGGTGGAGCTCCGCTGGCTGCCGGTCTCCGGGCGGCAGGGGC from the Chloroflexota bacterium genome contains:
- a CDS encoding ABC transporter permease — its product is MSRIIAQRLIQACFVVVGASLVVFMLLHYTGGDIVLTMLPDWATEEQRADYRRKLGLDLPLPVQYLNWLGAAAGGDFGMSFRNDMPAMDLVVERFPATMQLAATALLVALVVAFPLGILAAVRRGSWWDRACMGLALVGQSIPGFWLGLMLILVVAVELRWLPVSGRQGPEYLILPALTLATGPLAQFARLVRSCMLEMLAQDFVRTARAKGLRERTVLVGHALRAALLPLVTVIGLEMGALLNGSVVVESVFAWPGIGRTLIAALEQRDIPVVEAGVLLVSVIYIGINLVVDLLYAFLDPRVRYR